One bacterium DNA segment encodes these proteins:
- a CDS encoding NAD(P)H-dependent oxidoreductase subunit E: MTTMINTEQEGYDVQEAIDQIVAEYGAKPSALIMILQDIQKHYRYLPESALRAVSKTMKLPLAQIYGVATFYRTFSLKPKGKNHICVCTGTACHVRQATVIVDKLERDLKIMPGETTPDGEISLETVNCLGACALGPLVTANEVYYGNMTVSKTETMLNDVRAGRVRKPEEAK, from the coding sequence ATGACGACTATGATTAATACCGAGCAGGAAGGCTACGATGTTCAAGAAGCGATTGATCAGATTGTCGCAGAGTACGGCGCCAAGCCTTCGGCGCTCATAATGATATTGCAGGACATTCAGAAGCATTACCGATACTTGCCGGAGTCCGCTCTTCGGGCTGTTTCAAAAACGATGAAACTACCGCTGGCTCAGATTTATGGTGTGGCGACGTTTTATCGAACATTCAGTCTCAAACCCAAAGGCAAGAATCACATTTGTGTATGCACCGGTACCGCGTGCCACGTTCGTCAAGCGACCGTCATAGTTGATAAACTCGAGCGCGACTTGAAGATCATGCCCGGTGAGACCACACCAGACGGCGAAATCAGCCTTGAAACCGTCAATTGCCTCGGCGCATGCGCACTTGGGCCACTGGTGACTGCGAATGAAGTCTACTACGGCAACATGACCGTATCGAAAACCGAGACAATGCTCAACGATGTTCGCGCCGGGCGGGTTCGTAAACCAGAGGAGGCGAAGTGA
- a CDS encoding CoB--CoM heterodisulfide reductase iron-sulfur subunit A family protein, translating into MNQSQNGSEIRVGVYVCHCGNNIAKMVDVGKVVDMASTLPGVVVSRQYKFMCSEPGQELIQKDIRELKLNRIVVAACSPLMHEPTFRKACEGAELNRYLFEMANIREQVSWVTLDPKAATTKAIALVRAAVARVRLHEPLEMRRVPIKKQVLIVGGGIAGIEAALQIADAGFKVILVEKEPTIGGHMAQFDKTFPTLDCAACILTPKMVAVGKHPNIRLLTWTEVQEVSGYLGNFTIKLKKKPRYVDATKCNSCGACFEACPSVPTPTRRRMMLGDRVYREGRLLDVQDKWRMGPKHDLSILTSAQPMPEIDLLPAEVKQS; encoded by the coding sequence ATGAACCAATCGCAAAATGGATCAGAAATCCGTGTTGGCGTCTATGTCTGCCACTGCGGAAACAACATTGCCAAGATGGTTGATGTCGGCAAAGTCGTTGATATGGCTTCAACGCTGCCCGGTGTGGTAGTCTCCCGCCAATACAAATTCATGTGCTCGGAGCCTGGCCAAGAGTTGATTCAGAAGGACATCAGAGAACTCAAGCTGAATCGCATTGTCGTCGCAGCCTGCAGTCCGCTTATGCATGAACCGACTTTTCGCAAGGCGTGCGAAGGCGCAGAACTCAACCGCTACCTTTTCGAAATGGCGAATATTCGCGAACAAGTCAGTTGGGTGACGCTTGATCCCAAAGCCGCAACCACCAAAGCGATTGCACTCGTCAGGGCGGCAGTTGCGCGAGTCCGACTTCATGAGCCGCTCGAAATGCGCCGCGTTCCGATCAAGAAGCAAGTACTGATTGTCGGCGGTGGTATCGCCGGGATTGAAGCCGCTCTTCAGATTGCCGACGCCGGATTCAAAGTGATCCTTGTCGAGAAAGAACCGACGATCGGCGGACACATGGCGCAATTCGACAAGACATTCCCGACACTCGATTGTGCGGCTTGTATTCTGACTCCGAAGATGGTCGCTGTTGGCAAGCATCCCAATATCCGACTTCTCACCTGGACTGAAGTTCAGGAAGTCTCTGGATATCTGGGCAATTTCACAATCAAACTCAAGAAGAAACCGCGATACGTTGACGCCACGAAATGCAATAGTTGCGGCGCATGCTTCGAGGCTTGTCCAAGCGTTCCGACGCCGACGCGCCGTCGCATGATGCTGGGCGATCGAGTTTACCGAGAAGGACGTTTGCTTGATGTTCAGGACAAGTGGCGGATGGGACCGAAACATGATCTTTCAATTCTGACCTCGGCTCAACCGATGCCAGAAATCGATCTACTGCCGGCGGAGGTGAAACAGTCATGA
- a CDS encoding 4Fe-4S dicluster domain-containing protein, whose protein sequence is MTEAIKAFSPSESELRAAFWGQVDTFPDGHKIKKCLQCGTCTGACPVSEFMDITPRQTVAMFRAGRLEDILRSKTIWICASCYSCTVRCPAGIKVTDTMYALKRIAMQRNIYPENFPVHSLSSTFMNNVYKYGRNYELGLGVKYFMRSQIVKLFTTAGYGLAMIKRGRMGLLPKRIKRVNQIQAIIKKANEFGDM, encoded by the coding sequence ATGACTGAAGCAATCAAGGCCTTCTCGCCGTCTGAGTCCGAGTTGCGTGCAGCATTCTGGGGACAGGTAGACACCTTTCCAGATGGGCACAAGATCAAGAAATGCCTCCAATGCGGAACCTGTACCGGTGCCTGCCCAGTGTCTGAATTCATGGATATCACGCCTAGACAGACCGTGGCGATGTTCAGGGCTGGGAGGTTAGAGGACATCCTTCGGAGCAAGACGATCTGGATTTGCGCTTCCTGCTATTCATGTACTGTCAGATGCCCAGCCGGCATCAAAGTCACTGACACAATGTATGCTCTGAAACGAATCGCCATGCAGCGAAACATTTATCCGGAAAACTTTCCCGTCCATAGCTTGTCATCGACATTCATGAACAATGTCTACAAGTATGGGCGCAATTATGAGCTCGGTCTCGGCGTGAAGTACTTTATGCGGTCACAGATTGTGAAATTATTCACGACGGCCGGCTACGGGCTGGCAATGATCAAGCGCGGGAGAATGGGGTTACTTCCCAAGCGAATCAAGCGCGTGAATCAAATTCAAGCCATCATCAAAAAAGCTAACGAATTTGGAGATATGTGA
- a CDS encoding CoB--CoM heterodisulfide reductase iron-sulfur subunit B family protein yields MPEYAYYPGCSLEHTASPYDKSTRAVFKALGIGLKEIEDWNCCGATMYMSAKKIVGYSISARNLALAQEMGLEICAPCSSCYTILRKTNKQIAWNPKEGKKINEALAAAGLSYTKPVKVRHPLDILINDIGIETIKKSVKRPLRGLKVAPYYGCQIVRPDGYFDDKDDPQTMDILIRALGAEAVNYPPKVRCCGGMLMTTNEQIAEKLCHELLLAAAENGGEIIATACPLCHVNLEGFQGKINTRYSTSFNIPVIYFTHLVGIALGLSPEELGLDKLLIEPTKLMAMKDVVTV; encoded by the coding sequence ATGCCAGAATATGCCTACTATCCCGGGTGTAGTCTCGAACACACTGCAAGTCCGTACGACAAGTCAACTCGCGCCGTGTTCAAGGCACTGGGAATCGGTCTGAAGGAAATCGAGGACTGGAATTGTTGCGGTGCAACGATGTACATGTCGGCAAAGAAAATCGTTGGTTACTCGATCAGCGCTCGCAATCTCGCCTTGGCTCAAGAAATGGGCCTTGAGATTTGTGCCCCGTGCAGCAGTTGCTACACGATTCTAAGAAAGACCAACAAGCAAATTGCCTGGAATCCCAAAGAAGGCAAGAAAATCAACGAGGCACTTGCTGCCGCTGGACTCTCATACACCAAGCCGGTCAAGGTGCGGCATCCTCTCGATATTCTAATCAATGACATTGGAATCGAGACAATCAAGAAATCGGTTAAACGTCCGCTAAGGGGACTCAAGGTTGCTCCTTACTACGGCTGTCAGATTGTCCGACCTGACGGTTATTTCGACGACAAAGACGATCCCCAGACGATGGACATACTAATCCGCGCCCTCGGTGCGGAAGCAGTGAACTACCCTCCAAAGGTGCGATGCTGCGGCGGAATGTTGATGACAACTAACGAGCAGATTGCCGAGAAGCTTTGCCACGAATTGCTGTTAGCAGCGGCAGAGAACGGCGGCGAGATCATAGCAACTGCCTGTCCGCTTTGCCACGTCAACCTCGAAGGGTTCCAAGGCAAGATCAATACGCGTTATTCAACCAGCTTCAATATCCCGGTGATCTACTTCACTCACTTGGTCGGAATTGCTTTGGGTTTGTCACCTGAGGAATTGGGACTCGACAAATTGCTAATTGAGCCCACCAAGTTGATGGCAATGAAAGATGTGGTGACCGTATGA
- the folE gene encoding GTP cyclohydrolase I FolE: protein MDASSSFHFDYGKPQRGCRYAVAYGHCRRSQSGFADSATGKLIKSTTSSLQSLGKTRYFQHFISYRCIFPSGESVRRRDRAPASAYDNQERREMTSKLEELYANLITHIGEDPNREGLKKTPARAARAFEFIMKGYGEDIGAIINDALFESDTRELVVVKNIELYSMCEHHLLPFFGKCHVGYIPDGKVLGLSKVARVVDVFGRRLQIQENLTRQIANTIQRYTGAIGVGVVIEAQHLCMMMRGVEKQNSVMVTSSMLGELHEDPATRAEFLHLIGR from the coding sequence ATGGATGCGAGTTCGTCGTTCCACTTCGATTATGGTAAGCCCCAGCGAGGTTGTAGGTACGCCGTTGCGTATGGTCATTGCCGCCGAAGCCAATCCGGCTTTGCCGATAGTGCCACCGGCAAGCTGATAAAATCGACCACATCGTCTCTTCAATCCCTTGGAAAAACCAGATATTTCCAACACTTCATTTCGTATAGATGTATATTCCCGTCAGGCGAATCTGTTCGCAGACGCGATAGGGCACCAGCTTCGGCGTACGACAATCAGGAGAGACGAGAAATGACATCGAAATTAGAAGAACTATACGCAAATCTGATCACTCACATCGGAGAAGATCCCAATCGTGAGGGCCTGAAAAAGACTCCTGCTCGCGCTGCTCGCGCCTTTGAATTCATTATGAAGGGCTATGGCGAAGATATCGGCGCCATTATCAATGATGCATTGTTCGAGTCGGATACGCGCGAACTCGTCGTTGTCAAAAACATCGAGCTCTATTCAATGTGCGAACATCACTTGTTGCCGTTCTTCGGAAAATGCCATGTCGGATATATCCCTGACGGAAAGGTGCTCGGGCTATCAAAGGTTGCCCGCGTAGTTGACGTCTTCGGCAGAAGGTTGCAGATTCAAGAGAATCTCACCCGCCAGATTGCAAACACGATCCAAAGATACACAGGCGCAATTGGCGTAGGCGTGGTCATCGAAGCGCAACACCTTTGTATGATGATGCGTGGTGTCGAGAAGCAAAATTCGGTAATGGTCACATCGTCAATGCTCGGGGAACTTCATGAAGATCCAGCTACAAGAGCCGAGTTTCTACACTTAATCGGTCGTTAG